A single Ptiloglossa arizonensis isolate GNS036 chromosome 2, iyPtiAriz1_principal, whole genome shotgun sequence DNA region contains:
- the Sec16 gene encoding endoplasmic reticulum export factor secretory 16 isoform X1, whose protein sequence is MSNPYRARPTRSRVDHSLGYGAHNQNAWNPMSRVQSELSSSDSTQHQPPIGNQTKQTNDPWNNSWNWDIDKQTDNQQQQQSPQQELQQQQQHYGPSYTNQGQLIPNSIQDHYYQNVNGSKSDLLNQNSMLDDNTPSTIGNRQPILNYSDSFTPYSNFVQYQQYPQPPRANSVKSGSANFDPAQWTNERQSQNIPYMQQGSGSIQNQNDQGMHPPPAGSNYPWHKPDQTNLMPTPNWQTHSSVSGHWQDPKMDKEVQKFDDMGNQCTLPSQQTRLNQLLPSSTENTNKEHSINDSNNWSNQMNISVSQLNHQTRESVLSNQSQQLPPNYNVNNEFNSWSQPVSADVLQQWKHPDDTHKSQWLQDQQENNNLPEQNIKQDNAGASVSNDWQQNSVASSHHSLPNISRVSEPGIEQEERKKSIPSLISNSMISKDSNIQAKTNISKPQVPDSRLNLSTTPETISTVTSCESVSIQENNDFNLVNDTLEWGRNISTEELPAKLEQLNIGNKQNKHLENQSELSEVHPIISGEGWNQNTASQNSTVPGNIPGLPSDYVTSGAENSHSIDSQGAISKENSTHNIYPATNIKSTDNIAQSGYDQWYNQNTLPRSLDNTWYSKDHARPPKEWSTEQTVENYEIIQQPSEFVNLEVVTPSLQERDIYGSRDSINKETLDNDPKPVMNPAKELTNVRDFRQEVNNIEVPSTQQLTRSHPPLQPEQVPDNYEFASNDRNTFLETGELTDSHQEHEPSPPSQDDENDEVPNDIPFLREVPGQSSSIDPRRNDPTGQEQNVQSVQRLSDPRRNDPSGQEQGIQLRNISERSERRDVPSGQERSVPLLSRAESDPLERRNDPSGRERSLPPQQSRNDPSGEERHQPQPQIMLESSETREVPGRGNDPEDPNQQTDEDLRQIPGGASPNEVAQSSDDRPNGRVVTGSQEVPLTGSTIQEQTSDLRNKREEAVGASIRESQGISTSTRRDSYEEDDEGSGNSRDDSRERRRDSSSERRRYEYERKNAYYDRDREFDDDYYYDRRRGAESDRPYNVRDDFDRREIPYREDDRKHHSRDDLDRHSREEMDRRSRGKDDLDERDARRRPDDRRRDRVDDGRRRDREVRDYDSRYSRDRDYLDRDRRRDDRRPRRYDEYDIRDPYYDDPYSRGSRPSSRSSYNDRDRAYYMRTRDPYYGYNGYPGYDYGVHYANNYYAYIENLRRTNPAAYSEWYHKYYANQHQQQHISRGVTNYSEDRASVHSGRSSCDERTTSDKRILGDMSLLEDSTTTSARMTPTKFSVSHTYGCFSIGSLIYVQPTYPTDGERAKVDIFRLDNLLLHDPIARDLRAHPGPLIKGVTHKKTIIEYCETKIKKAASNEELVDRASYILLYELMIMLIQQNGNVVGVDIAALLLRNKDAYPYDLNKQKSQDLGRRESVISQRSGVAGGDGIQDNQDSAEVSEKIENKPRKSIEQITDEFRNTLLYGLVQEALEYAMNEGLWGHALFLASKLDKRTHASVMTRFANSLPYHDPLQTLYQLHSGRVPAVVTGISDPRWDDWRPHLAMIISNTSANPEINRRSITTLGDTLSARGDIHAAHFCYILAQIDFGAYGANNVKLVLIGANHHKPYSAFLTTEAVMLTEIYEYARNLSEPGFTLVDLQTFKFDLVTKMVDHGLIEKALLYIEQIAVNIVNEPSKYKRSFIGAVYNLGDRIKYHDPVYKDSTDEAITLTWFNNLAEIVGKYHAGEIVENDTYGSQMKMESHNNLQNVEMYEIKQQQQQQQQQQQQQQQQQPQQQQQQQKPPPPQQWNPVQPEYREGPASMMEVTSTDVQSEWQPSSLPPTILDTYDQNMQYTRNNDESCQYQQPQQQDYWNQEPYYQNNYGKNDSTVTNWQQQSTHAMYSSEQSDIDHSQQQEKWNYETEREEKTPTPEPLQPAISMTPSTRKQYDPLEELDALETPKSTSKSAAANKKAPEKASEKKPSNSGGSWFGGFFSKLAPKPRNQMILPDDSNPAIVWDPVAKKWMNKDEDGESSSSALAPPPKASDVGFRALAAEQTSQPSQAAQPSQPSQPSQPSQPSQPSQPSQPSQSSQPSQSSQPPSQTDESIVNKFKLPKGRSMRANYIDVMNPGGSKNNAAPSNIPTPVTSPIVPMATSSPQLFIPALVNDPNAPVAFLTPVSTSVATSADVPENTSQGLSRWSSTSSLSREVQSYTMRNPRLLPRNKGPMMYNPNDMKDHSATNMQQNRYPPR, encoded by the exons ATGAGT AATCCCTATAGAGCCAGACCAACTAGGTCTAGAGTAGATCATAGTTTAGGGTATGGAGCTCACAATCAAAATGCATGGAATCCAATGTCGAGAGTACAATCAGAACTATCATCAAGTGATTCCACTCAACATCAACCACCTATTGGAAATCAGACGAAACAAACAAATGATCCCTGGAATAATTCGTGGAATTGGGATATTGATAAACAAACAGATaatcagcaacaacaacaatcaCCTCAACAAGAGctacagcaacaacagcagcactATGGACCTTCGTATACGAATCAAGGGCAGTTGATACCCAATTCCATTCAGGATCATTATTATCAAAATGTTAATGGCAGCAAATCTGATTTACTTAATCAGAATTCTATGTTGGATGATAATACACCAAGTACAATTGGTAATAGGCAaccaattttaaattattctgaCTCTTTTACACCATACTCGAATTTTGTTCAATATCAACAATATCCACAACCACCTAGAGCTAATTCTGTTAAATCTGGATCTGCGAACTTTGATCCTGCTCAGTGGACAAATGAGCGACAGTCTCAAAATATTCCATATATGCAGCAGGGTTCTGGTTCTATACAGAACCAGAATGATCAAGGAATGCATCCTCCACCAGCTGGTAGCAATTATCCATGGCATAAGCCTGATCAAACAAATTTAATGCCAACTCCCAATTGGCAAACTCATAGCAGTGTGTCGGGACATTGGCAAGATCCAAAAATGGATAAAGAGGTGCAAAAGTTTGATGATATGGGTAACCAGTGTACACTGCCATCGCAACAAACTAGATTGAATCAGCTTCTTCCTTCTTCCACTGAGAATACTAACAAAGAACATTCCATCAATGATTCAAATAATTGGTCTAATCAAATGAATATATCAGTTTCTCAGTTGAACCATCAAACTCGTGAATCTGTGCTATCTAATCAAAGCCAACAATTACCACCAAATTATAATGTCAATAATGAATTCAATTCTTGGTCTCAACCAGTAAGTGCAGATGTTTTGCAACAATGGAAGCATCCAGATGACACCCATAAAAGTCAGTGGTTACAAGACCAGCAGGAGAATAATAATTTACCagaacaaaatattaaacaagatAATGCTGGTGCTAGTGTTTCAAATGATTGGCAACAAAATTCTGTGGCATCCTCTCATCATTCTTTACCCAATAtatctcgagtatcagaacctgGTATAgaacaagaagaaagaaaaaaatctatACCTTCTTTAATTTCTAATTCCATGATTTCTAAAGATTCCAATATCCAAGCAAAAACGAATATAAGTAAGCCACAAGTTCCTGATTCACGTCTTAACTTATCAACCACTCCTGAAACTATTTCAACTGTTACAAGTTGTGAAAGTGTTTCTATCCAGGAGAACAATGACTTCAATTTAGTAAATGATACATTAGAATGgggaagaaatatttcaacaGAAGAGTTACCTGCAAAACTAGAACAGTTGAATATTGGTAATAAGCAAAATAAACATTTAGAAAATCAAAGTGAACTATCGGAAGTGCATCCTATTATATCTGGAGAGGGATGGAATCAAAATACAGCTTCACAAAACAGTACTGTTCCTGGTAATATACCTGGCTTGCCTTCAGATTATGTTACATCTGGTGCAGAAAATTCTCATTCCATAGATTCTCAAGGTGCCATTAGTAAAGAGAATTCAACACACAATATATACCCAGCAACAAATATTAAGTCAACAGATAATATAGCACAAAGTGGATATGATCAATGGTACAATCAGAATACATTACCACGTTCCTTAGACAATACATGGTATTCAAAGGATCATGCTCGACCACCTAAAGAATGGAGTACTGAACAAACTGTAGAAAACTATGAAATTATTCAGCAGCCTTCAGAATTCGTAAATTTAGAAGTAGTTACTCCATCATTACAGGAACGCGATATATACGGCTCAAGAGATTCCATAAATAAGGAAACTTTAGATAACGACCCAAAACCAGTTATGAATCCCGCCAAAGAATTAACTAACGTGCGTGATTTCAGGCAAGAAGTGAATAATATTGAAGTACCCTCTACACAGCAGTTGACACGATCTCATCCACCTCTTCAGCCAGAACAG GTGCCGGATAATTATGAGTTTGCATCTAATGATAGAAACACGTTTTTGGAAACTGGAGAATTAACAGATTCCCATCAAGAGCATGAACCATCTCCACCAAGTCAAGATGATGAAAATGATGAAGTGCCTAATGATATTCCCTTTTTGCGAGAAGTACCAGGCCAATCGAGTTCCATAGATCCGCGTAGAAACGATCCAACAGGACAAGAACAAAACGTTCAATCTGTTCAAAGATTATCAGATCCAAGAAGGAATGATCCTTCTGGTCAGGAACAAGGCATTCAGCTAAGGAATATATCTGAAAGATCAGAACGTCGTGATGTTCCTTCTGGCCAAGAAAGAAGCGTTCCATTACTTTCACGAGCAGAGTCCGACCCGTTGGAACGTCGAAATGATCCGTCTGGCAGGGAACGTTCCTTACCTCCGCAACAGTCACGAAATGATCCTTCTGGAGAAGAAAGGCACCAACCTCAGCCTCAAATTATGCTGGAATCTAGCGAAACACGGGAAGTACCTGGCAGAGGCAATGATCCCGAAGACCCGAATCAACAGACAGATGAAGATCTTAGGCAAATACCAGGAGGTGCATCTCCCAATGAAGTTGCTCAGTCTTCGGATGACAGACCCAATGGACGAGTAGTTACGGGTTCTCAAGAAGTTCCTCTTACAGGCT CTACGATACAAGAGCAAACTAGCGATTTGAGAAATAAACGTGAAGAAGCCGTTGGCGCATCCATACGCGAGAGTCAAGGAATTTCCACTTCAACCCGTAGGGATTCGTACGAAGAGGATGATGAAGGTTCCGGGAATAGCAGAGACGATAGTAGAGAGAGACGTCGCGATAGTAGTTCGGAAAGACGACGATACGAGTATGAACGGAAGAATGCGTA TTACGATCGTGATCGTGAATTCGATGATGATTATTATTACGATCGTCGTCGTGGAGCAGAAAGCGATCGACCGTATAATGTGCGTGAcgatttcgatcgacgagaaattccttatAGAGAAGACGATCGTAAGCATCATAGTCGGGATGATTTAGATAGACATTCGAGAGAAGAGATGGATAGAAGAAGTAGAGGTAAAGATGATTTGGATGAAAGGGATGCCAGAAGGAGGCCAGATGATCGTAGAAGAGATAGAGTCGATGATGGTCGTCGTAGAGATAGAGAGGTTCGAGACTACGATTCACGATATTCTAGAGATCGAGATTATCTTGATCGTGATAGAAGAAGGGATGATAGAAGACCAAGACGATACGATGAATACGATATTAGAGATCCATATTATGACGATCCTTATAGCAGAGG ATCTAGACCATCCAGTAGGTCTTCCTATAACGACAGAGATCGAGCGTACTACATGCGAACGAGAGATCCCTATTATGGTTATAATG GGTATCCTGGATACGATTATGGTGTTCATTAcgccaataattactatgcatACATTGAAAATTTACGACGTACAAATCCTGCCGCTTATTCAGAATGGTATCACAAATATTATGCTAATCAACATCAACAGCAACATATTTCTCGCGGTGTTACCAATTATTCGGAGGATAGAGCGAGTGTTCATTCGGGGCGTAGTTCCTGCGATGAAAG GACGACTAGCGATAAACGAATTTTAGGTGATATGTCCCTACTAGAAGATTCAACGACTACTTCTGCACGAATGACACCGACTAAATTTTCCGTGTCTCATACATATG GATGTTTTTCTATTGGATCTCTGATATATGTACAACCGACTTATCCAACTGATGGTGAGAGAGCCAAAGTGGACATTTTTAGATTGGACAACCTACTTCTACATGACCCTATAGCCCGTGATTTACGGGCTCATCCTGGACCTTTAATTAA GGGTGTTACTCATAAGAAGACTATTATCGAATATTGcgaaactaaaattaaaaaagcAGCATCAAATGAAGAGTTGGTCGACCGCGCTTCGTATATACTTTTATATGAATTAATGATTATGTTAATTCAGCAAAATGGG AATGTCGTCGGTGTTGATATAGCAGCGTTATTGCTTAGAAACAAGGATGCATATCCTTACGATTTGAACAAACAAAAATCGCAGGATCTAGGAAGAAGAGAGTCGGTGATATCGCAAAGATCTGGAGTCGCAGGTGGGGATGGAATTCAGGATAATCAAGATAGTGCAGAAGTTtctgagaaaattgaaaataaaccaCGCAAAAGTATTGAACAAATTACAGACGAGTTTAGAAATACGCTACTTTACGGATTAGTTCAAGAAGCGTTAG AATATGCGATGAATGAAGGACTTTGGGGACATGCACTCTTTTTGGCTAGTAAATTAGACAAACGTACTCATGCATCTGTAATGACACGTTTTGCCAATAGTTTACCCTATCACGATCCATTACAAACTTTATACCAACTTCACTCTGGTCGTGTGCCCGCGGTTGTTACTGGTATATCAGATCCACGGTGGGACGATTGGAGACCTCATTTAGCTATGATTATATCGAACACTTCCGCTAATCCGGAAATAAAtcgtcgttcgattacaactcTCGGGGATACGCTTTCCGCGCGAGGAGATATCCATGCTGCTCATTTTTGTTACATACTTGCACAAATTGACTTCGGTGCTTATGGAGCAAATAATGTGAAACTCGTATTGATTGGTGCAAATCATCATAAACCATACAGTGCATTCCTTACGACGGAGGCCGTCATGCTcacagaaatatatgaatacgcTAGAAATCTTAGCGAGCCAGGATTTACATTGGTGGATCTTCAAACTTTTAAATTCGATTTGGTAACAAAAATGGTGGATCATGGATTGATAGAGAAAGCTTTATTGTATATAGAGCAAATTGCAGTGAATATTGTGAATGAACCATCGAAATATAAAAGATCGTTCATCGGTGCGGTATATAATTTGGGAGACAGGATTAAATATCATGATCCAGTTTATAAAGATTCGACCGATGAAGCTATAACTTTAACTTGGTTCAATAATCTAGCTGAGATAGTTGGTAAATACCAT GCAGGAGAAATTGTCGAAAACGATACTTACGGCTCACAAATGAAAATGGAGTCGCATAACAACTTGCAAAATGTAGAAATGTACGAGATaaaacagcagcaacagcaacagcagcagcagcagcaacaacagcagcagcagcaaccacagcaacagcagcaacaacaaaaaccaccaccaccacaacAATGGAACCCAGTTCAGCCTGAATACAGAGAAGGTCCAGCGTCAATGATGGAAGTAACCTCGACTGATGTACAGTCAGAATGGCAGCCATCATCTTTGCCACCTACTATACTGGATACGTACGATCAAAACATGCAATATACAAGAAATAATGATGAATCTTGTCAATATCAACAACCACAACAGCAAGATTACTGGAATCAAGAGCCCTATTACCAGAATAATTATGGAAAAAATGATAGTACCGTCACAAACTGGCAACAGCAGTCAACTCATGCAATGTATTCCTCAGAACAAAGTGACATCGATCATTCTCAGCAACAGGAAAAGTGGAACTATGAG ACGGAAAGGGAAGAAAAAACACCCACCCCTGAA CCCCTGCAACCGGCAATTTCTATGACACCGTCAACAAGAAAGCAGTACGATCCATTGGAAGAGTTAGACGCACTCGAGACTCCGAAATCAACTTCGAAATCTGCAGCAGCAAACAAAAAAGCCCCAGAGAAAGCATCCGAGAAGAAACCTTCCAACAGTGGAGGTTCTTGGTTTGGTGGATTTTTCAGCAAACTTGCTCCAAAACCAAGGAACCAGATGATTCTACCAGATGACAGTAATCCAGCA ATTGTTTGGGATCCTGTTGCTAAAAAATGGATGAATAAAGACGAAGATGGAGAAAGTAGCTCTTCAGCTTTAGCTCCTCCTCCGAAAGCTTCGGACGTAGGATTTAGAGCACTTGCAGCGGAGCAGACCTCCCAACCGTCTCAAGCGGCACAaccatctcaaccatctcaACCGTCTCAACCGTCTCAACCGTCTCAACCGTCTCAACCGTCTCAACCGTCTCAATCGTCTCAACCGTCTCAATCGTCTCAACCACCATCTCAAACTGATGAGTCGATTGTGAATAAATTCAAATTACCGAAGGGTAGAAGTATGCGTGCCAACTACATAGATGTAATGAATCCGGGTGGTTCAAAAAATAACGCAGCGCCTTCGAATATACCAACTCCAGTAACGTCTCCGATAGTACCTATGGCAACTTCTTCACCTCAATTATTCATTCCTGCACTAG TCAATGATCCAAATGCTCCTGTGGCCTTTTTAACACCTGTATCAACATCAGTCGCCACTTCCGCAGATGTTCCTGAAAACACATCTCAAGGG